The DNA segment gaagatgatactgattccctggattttgagctccaattcaaagggcaaatccaGGAAAAgttgatgagagaataaagatcaaaataaggaagtgttttggcatcatctattctagggggagattgttggcccATGTGATCCTTCCTTGATGAACAGATGATGCAAAAGACAAAACTGGTTCTCAACAGTTGATCCACAATAAGGAGTGTTTGAAGACTAATTCCCTCCAATGACAGTGGCACTTAACAACTGATAAATCTAAAGACTGTTGCTTTGTAAAGATTGTTATACCAAAGCCATGTTGATTATAAAGACTGTTAAAGACCAATCAACTGTTGTTTGCCAAAGTGCTGTTGAAGACAAAGCATTGCTGGAATCACAGGCCTGGTCAACCTAAGAGGAAAGTACTGCCCAGACTCATCAGTGTTTGAAGCATCATTAGTGGGTTACTTCATCAGTGTTTGTCTATCAGGGTTTTAATGTAACAGTGTTTATGTAACAtcagtgtttagaggttgttATAGCTGTTAGCTGTCACTGTCTAGGTGATGTCAGCAAACATGCTCAGTGGTTGagatttgtactataaatagaacaatacctgtactgttctattagcttgTTTTGCACACACTCATCTTGTACAAACAATCatagtgagctcaggctgagggggagttagTGTTTCATGCATGCATAAGTCTTAACAATGTAATCTTTCAATCTTTTGACTACGAAAGCATTGTATGATCAAAGCTAATCTTTCCTTGATTGTGTTACAAAGTTTTACATTCATTTCCGCTACAATTACTTTTTGTTTATCTTCTTTCATTACCATCTTAATTAAAACAACACAATCAAGTataactcagatcctaacaatgtGAAACTATACTAAGTGATTACATAATTACGTAACAATTATTGACTATGTATTATTACGTGACTACATGATTTTTTAATACACATTTCatgattacgtgatttcattataatATTTATGTGAAACTTCACTAAGCGATTACGTAATTAtgtaaaaacaaaaaatataataCATAATATTTCAGGTCTAATCACGTATtaaatgtgtaatcacgtaatattTTTTATTGAATGTATAATCACGCAGCGTGTGTAATCACGTAATCAACATAATTATAATAACATGGGTTATAACAAATCATAATGAATGTGCAATCAAGTAATTGATTAATATTAAATGTGTAATCAAGTAATGGTTTTTGTTGAATGTATAATCAAGATATTCAAAATCACGTATTCATATGCTGAGTATTTAAAATCAGGTAATCACGTAATGGACTAATGGATATTCAAAATCCTAtaattttttaagaaaactatcgCAATAGGCTACTCGAATTGAAGAGAATAAAATGCTcgtggtgtaatttaaaaaaaaacattaatgtATGAAAAAGATATAGCTGTTTGAAAATCAGGGGGAGTTATTGTTTTAATTGAGAAAGGACTAAATTACCCTTACTCCTCTACTTCTCGTGCCACTATAATTCTCTTCTATATATTTCTTTTATGTCTAAACTAAGTTGTACTATTTTTTTATCTTCTTTGTCTATAAATCATTATGTCCTTCGATTCTTAATATCCAACACGACCAGTAGACTAATAAAAGGTTCGATTCGATATGTAGTTTAGGTTCAAAATATGACATAGTAAATTAGGTAAATTAATCCTCTCTCCCGACATCTAAAAGAGGCGAATGCAAAACAACGAGCTCAGTAGGTTAACTAAGTGATCGATAACTTCATAAATGATTTAATGACTCGATGGACTCACGAACTCAAATTGGGACGTCGATCGTTGTTGCCAAATATCATGGTTATTCACAACAAAAACTTCAATTCATAACATTTTTTTACTACAATATAAGAAAATGAATATAGTAATGCCAGCCGGCATTTCACCCGTGAACGTTACAAAGTTATGATCACCTCGATTCATCCACCAACATTGTCTCATTATCACAATCTTCCTTATAAAACAAACCAAACCATATAATCACAACCCACAAATACTCACCAAAAAACCCTTCAATCAATCAATCACCAATGGCAGATCCAAAACAAGGAGGAATAGTGAAAAAAGGCCATCAAGAAGGTCTCAAGTTTGCAGTCACCATTCTTGAAGAACATGGTCTTCCATTAGGTCTCCTCCCTCTTGCTGACGTCATCGAAGTAGGGTTTGTCAAAACCACCGGTTACATGTGGATTTCGCAGGCTAAAAAGGTCGAACATACCTTCAAGCTGATCAAAAAGCAGGTTAGTTATGATGCTGAGATCACGGGTTATGTGGAGAAGAAGAGGATCAAGAAACTCAAAGGAGTGAAGGCTAAAGAGTTGATGTTGTGGCCGCCAGTGAATGACATCACGGTTGAGGACCCGCCGACCGGAAAGATCCAGTTCAAGAGTCTTGCTGGGATCACCAAGATCTTCCCCGAGGAAGCGTTTGCCGCCGGCCAGTAGGTTCAGGAACTCCGGCAGGTGGTGGAGTTATGGAGTTTTGTTTTTCTTTATAGTGCAAGTGTTGTTTGCATGCATGTATGTTCCAAAGTGATATTGGAAGTTGAAAAATAAAATGTTTTTATTTCTTATAAACATCCCTTACTGAAACTTGATGAGACAGTGTTAGTAATTATCATAAATCATATATACTCAACTAAATAGAACATACAGAATTAAAGACTTGTCAAAAGAATTGAGTAATGTAACATAAAGTCATAAACCATACTTAATTGAAGCTTCTGTCACATTTGAATGTAACACATAAATTGAGGTCTAAACTTTCTTATGCGTGTTAAATTTTATAGTTAATGTATTATTATGATGATAAAAAAGTTGTTTTTATCTAAGTAACATATTATTTTTAAAACGATTAATGAAATTTGTAGGAATTTAAATGTTTATTTACCATTTAAAAGACAACATATATGGCATTACTGGGGGTGTTTTTCGGGTTTTTTAAACCGGTTTTGGgtttttcgggttttcaaagCTAAATATTTAACTCGATAACCGAATCATTCTAGGTTCGGGTTCCTCAGTGTTCGGGTTAAATGGTTCGAGTTTAGAACGGGTCAAGTTAGATCAGGTTAGAAATGAACTAGTTTAACAGAAAATACAAccttttaaattttaaaatatcAATATTAGTTATTAGCGAACACTATAAAAACGATTTTGTGAAACAACACTTGTATGTCGCTGAGAATGAAGGATATCGAACATACGGAATGTATTATGTATGATGTGATTTAAAACTTTTAGATATTAGAGATATGGATAGACTTTGTGATTTAAAATTTTTTAGAAGAGGATGATATAAAATTTTTAGAAGATATGGTTATAGGAAAGGATTATTAGGTCCTTTTATAAGATATGACTATATCTAAAAAAATGCTAATTGTTTTAAACTAGGTTTAACCCcccgccgcgttgcggcgggcTCTCTTAGCGAACATGAACACGGCAGTGTCTCTTAGCAAACGTGTTGTCTCTCTTACGCtctgttcccgagttaacttaacgagagataagaaaagaaagtaaaagtgagaaaggaaaggaCGAGAAAGGAAGAAAAAAGATGTCTTTCCCACCATTTCCTCCCAaatcggaaggaaagaaaaactaaAGAATTTAGCCTAGTTTGCCTTTCATTTCTtatcttttccttccttaaatgaaactcgggatcACGACATATTTTATTTTCCTTTCtcttccttccttaaatgaaactctagaacacaaaatatttttagtttctttttgtttcttttcctttccttccattagtaaactctggaacacagtgtTAGCGAACATGAACATGGCAGGGTCTCTTAGTGAACGTGCTTCAACCTGTACGTTGCGGGTTAAAATACTTTTTTTATTGTCAAAACACGTCTTAATTTTAACCGCAAAAGGTGAAAATATAATCTTAAACTATTCTATGGTAGAACATGCTTTGAATAATCATCATTAGGTAATTAGgtaattgatatatatatataagtatttcTTTAGACCTTATCGATGCAATATGAACAATTTGCAAACATACTACTCAGCTATTAACTTTCCATTAGCATATAATCATCAAATATACATTCTGGTGATAAGATTCAATCCCAtcgttaaatatatatttatatttttcttTTAGACCTACACTATTCTTATTTTTATAAGAGACAAATACCATTAAGAAATTAGTATTGCTTAGTTTTTTTCTTGTATATT comes from the Helianthus annuus cultivar XRQ/B chromosome 4, HanXRQr2.0-SUNRISE, whole genome shotgun sequence genome and includes:
- the LOC110935018 gene encoding uncharacterized protein LOC110935018, whose amino-acid sequence is MADPKQGGIVKKGHQEGLKFAVTILEEHGLPLGLLPLADVIEVGFVKTTGYMWISQAKKVEHTFKLIKKQVSYDAEITGYVEKKRIKKLKGVKAKELMLWPPVNDITVEDPPTGKIQFKSLAGITKIFPEEAFAAGQ